A DNA window from Zingiber officinale cultivar Zhangliang chromosome 3A, Zo_v1.1, whole genome shotgun sequence contains the following coding sequences:
- the LOC122050392 gene encoding uncharacterized protein LOC122050392 produces the protein MDVVTTIRIEAPKVSNASLLLYSLADPLDALMNLFEASFPSRTAALLLNYRKIPNILLAARNGNPVKSAFKLDFNLEDQSSTTIFTELLKKCNDCNTKFDIHVNPTRIESSTEATKDDQHLFYGSTGLELINLQIKMPKSIFEGFLSNQKKMEKFKDIGLEMLRRRTNKEQFMDILASQESLFKVSNNCFEMKI, from the exons ATGGACGTCGTCACCACGATTCGCATAGAAGCCCCCAAGGTCTCGAACGCGTCGCTCCTCCTATATTCGCTAGCAGATCCTCTAGATGCATTGATGAACCTTTTTGAAGCTTCTTTTCCGAGTCGAACCGCTGCGCTCTTGCTGAATTATAGGAAAATCCCAAAC ATCCTATTAGCAGCAAGAAATGGAAATCCAGTTAAATCGGCCTTTAAGCTCGACTTCAATTTGGAAGATCAGTCGTCGACTACGATATTCACCGAGTTGCTGAAGAAGTGCAATGACTGCAATACCAAGTTTGATATACATGTAAATCCTACGCGTATAGAGAGCAGCACTGAAGCAACAAAGGACGACCAACACTTGTTCTATGGCTCGACAGGATTAGAACTGATTAACTTACAAATAAAGATGCCAAAGAGTATATTTGAAGGGTTTCTTTCAAATCAAAAGAAGATGGAGAAATTCAAGGATATCGGATTGGAAATGTTGAGAAGGCGCACTAACAAAGAGCAATTTATGGATATATTAGCATCCCAGGAATCTCTATTCAAAGTATCTAATAactgttttgaaatgaaaatttag